From a single Fibrobacter sp. genomic region:
- a CDS encoding cellulase family glycosylhydrolase: MKRTLFLLLAMCLVSLSFGRVGPVSQYGQLMAGKAGSKGQIYGSCEGIKSGKEVAVQGMSLFWAISSDVGSPFWTSSIVKGLVEKQNIQIIRAPMGVDENWGSGNYFSDMNKYQSLMNAVVQAAIDNDIYVIIDYHSHKASDNVNNAKTFFSYMAQKWGGYDNVIFEVFNEPTSQSWGTIKTYAESVIETIRQYSDNLVLVGNPDWDQHPDYAINNTVRDSKNNVAYTFHFYAGSHSVGGEGANADRAMNNGLSVFVSEWGTVNADGGGGVSGNSSSWLEWMNNNKLSGANWSVSNKNEGASYFSGSAWNYSNSGQWVNTNIFSKLPKSYTKCGNAPSSSNSNPTSSASNPNSSASQGGTNKPLVVDNFEDGNYTSLWNSPWTTYNDNKDGGRSTIDTSMAAGNSSSKAIKVNYSLSKANYAYSPFAGLVVSANADEVTPEDLSACTAIQYDYKGDAHDFRVQSTIDVEFNYHKSAANASSGWKTKTVYWDDLAQETGWGTPADISNVRKAVTAFSWQFQGTSGTTGTLQIDNVKCLGLKEASSSSVAQSSSSVKPSSSSVQSSSSVKPSSSSVASSSSAKLVITGNLTQTVLRGGSISPVIFTNVNSFQRNSQNVYYLNMTRSGNVLTLDAVVPTSANLGTFRENFTVNGTAYTMVLTVNDISSSSVQSSSSVSSSSQTPASSAAASSASVSNDWQSNTQLTVNSNGDAVIGQSNGWTPDRVVTKGLGEVEANKSYTLSFDASIQ, translated from the coding sequence ATGAAAAGGACTCTTTTCCTTCTCCTGGCCATGTGCCTTGTTTCCCTTTCTTTCGGGCGCGTGGGCCCCGTAAGCCAGTATGGCCAGCTGATGGCCGGCAAGGCCGGCAGCAAAGGCCAGATTTACGGCTCCTGTGAGGGCATTAAATCTGGTAAAGAAGTGGCCGTGCAGGGCATGAGTCTCTTCTGGGCTATTTCTAGCGACGTGGGTTCCCCTTTCTGGACATCCAGCATTGTGAAAGGTCTAGTAGAAAAGCAGAATATCCAGATTATCCGCGCTCCTATGGGTGTAGACGAGAACTGGGGTTCCGGCAACTACTTCAGTGACATGAACAAATACCAGAGCTTGATGAATGCCGTGGTACAGGCGGCTATCGACAATGACATCTATGTGATTATCGACTACCATAGCCACAAGGCTAGCGATAACGTCAACAACGCAAAGACTTTCTTCAGCTACATGGCTCAGAAGTGGGGCGGCTATGACAACGTGATTTTTGAGGTGTTCAACGAACCTACTTCTCAGTCTTGGGGTACCATCAAGACTTATGCGGAATCCGTCATCGAAACCATCCGCCAGTATTCCGACAACTTGGTGCTGGTGGGTAACCCTGATTGGGACCAGCACCCCGATTATGCCATCAACAATACGGTTCGCGACTCCAAGAATAACGTGGCCTACACGTTTCACTTCTATGCGGGTTCCCACTCTGTGGGTGGCGAAGGCGCAAATGCCGACCGAGCCATGAATAATGGCCTTTCCGTGTTTGTCTCCGAATGGGGTACGGTGAATGCAGACGGTGGTGGCGGAGTCAGCGGTAATTCCTCTAGCTGGCTTGAATGGATGAATAATAACAAACTTTCTGGTGCCAACTGGTCTGTTTCCAACAAGAACGAGGGAGCCTCTTACTTTAGTGGCAGCGCCTGGAACTATTCCAATAGTGGCCAGTGGGTGAACACCAACATCTTCTCCAAGCTCCCCAAGTCTTACACGAAGTGTGGAAATGCTCCTTCATCTAGCAACTCCAATCCCACGTCTTCGGCGAGCAATCCGAATTCTTCCGCCTCTCAGGGAGGCACCAACAAGCCCCTGGTAGTGGACAATTTTGAAGACGGCAACTACACCTCTCTTTGGAACAGCCCGTGGACCACCTACAACGACAATAAGGACGGCGGTCGCTCTACTATAGATACCTCCATGGCTGCAGGCAATAGCTCTTCCAAGGCCATCAAAGTGAATTATTCTTTAAGTAAGGCTAATTATGCATATAGCCCATTTGCGGGCCTTGTGGTTTCGGCCAATGCTGATGAAGTGACTCCAGAAGATTTATCGGCTTGTACGGCGATCCAGTACGATTACAAGGGTGATGCACATGACTTTAGAGTCCAATCCACTATTGATGTAGAATTCAATTATCACAAGTCTGCGGCAAATGCAAGCTCCGGTTGGAAAACCAAGACTGTTTATTGGGACGACTTGGCTCAGGAAACGGGTTGGGGCACGCCGGCGGATATTTCCAATGTGCGTAAAGCCGTTACCGCTTTCAGCTGGCAGTTCCAAGGAACCTCAGGTACTACCGGCACCCTGCAGATAGATAACGTGAAGTGCCTGGGCCTTAAGGAGGCCAGTTCCTCCAGTGTGGCACAGTCTTCTTCTAGCGTGAAACCGTCTTCTAGTTCCGTACAGTCTTCTTCTAGTGTAAAACCATCTTCTAGCTCCGTAGCTTCTTCCAGTAGCGCCAAGCTGGTGATTACCGGAAACTTGACGCAGACGGTGCTTCGTGGAGGCTCTATAAGCCCGGTAATCTTTACGAATGTCAATAGCTTCCAGAGGAATTCTCAGAATGTCTATTACCTGAATATGACTCGTTCCGGCAATGTACTTACCTTGGACGCTGTTGTTCCCACAAGTGCGAACTTGGGAACCTTCCGTGAAAACTTTACGGTGAACGGAACGGCCTACACAATGGTGCTGACTGTAAACGACATCTCCAGCAGTTCTGTCCAGAGTTCGTCTTCCGTCAGTTCTTCTTCGCAGACTCCTGCAAGCTCAGCTGCAGCAAGTTCCGCTTCCGTGAGCAACGATTGGCAGTCCAACACCCAGCTTACGGTCAATAGCAATGGTGACGCGGTTATTGGTCAGTCGAATGGATGGACTCCCGACCGCGTAGTAACTAAGGGATTGGGCGAGGTTGAAGCCAACAAGTCTTACACCTTGAGTTTTGATGCCTCTATCCAGTAG
- a CDS encoding T9SS type A sorting domain-containing protein produces the protein MDMAVSLNSYCSGTVELDASEGVQAYTCTFKATKNENVVLTLTMPGSRWESVTISNLSLKLADGHEVLSSSSVAPSSSSAAVVKYDIKFVVNGKVIQTIKVAEGEIPEAPASVELPKNDVQYSYSFGGWTPEIVAVTGPATYTANIVQTINAYKITFLNYDNSELWWAEVNYGKVPVYGGPEPTREPSKSYRYEFKGWNPELKKVVGKASYTATYNEIPLSESSSSAQVSSSSTETSSSSVASSASTGVVVTGNLTQNVVKGAEFETVTFTNVTSFTKETYYIWWLSYDYVGNTLTISNSQSTQWLQAGDWNEKINVNGTTYEIQVTVVEPESSAASSSSSNETSNSSTSSPSSSSSAVTPASSGSSTMALRGAVKFPVSVVVNGRTLLIEGGQATVEVFDLQGRPLARFIQVSGAVELTKFNAGSYILRVKSGTQVQNRKITLN, from the coding sequence ATGGACATGGCCGTTTCGTTGAATTCCTATTGCAGTGGCACTGTGGAATTGGATGCAAGCGAAGGTGTTCAAGCCTATACTTGTACCTTCAAGGCTACCAAGAACGAAAACGTGGTGTTGACCTTGACCATGCCAGGTTCCCGCTGGGAATCGGTGACAATTTCCAACCTTTCCCTGAAGTTGGCTGATGGTCACGAGGTGCTGTCCAGTTCTTCTGTAGCTCCTTCTAGTTCTTCAGCGGCAGTAGTAAAATACGATATCAAGTTTGTCGTAAACGGGAAGGTTATCCAGACGATCAAGGTGGCAGAAGGTGAAATTCCCGAGGCTCCTGCAAGCGTAGAACTGCCCAAGAATGATGTTCAGTACAGTTACAGCTTTGGCGGTTGGACTCCGGAGATTGTTGCTGTTACAGGCCCCGCCACCTACACGGCCAATATCGTTCAGACAATCAATGCCTACAAGATTACCTTCCTCAATTACGACAATTCGGAACTGTGGTGGGCCGAAGTGAACTATGGAAAGGTTCCTGTGTATGGCGGACCCGAGCCGACTCGTGAACCTAGTAAGTCTTACCGTTATGAATTCAAGGGCTGGAATCCCGAACTGAAAAAAGTTGTGGGCAAGGCTTCTTACACTGCCACCTATAACGAAATTCCCTTGAGCGAAAGTTCTAGTTCTGCTCAGGTGTCCAGCAGCAGTACCGAAACGAGCAGTTCGTCTGTTGCTTCCAGCGCTTCTACCGGAGTCGTTGTCACCGGAAACCTTACGCAAAATGTGGTCAAGGGTGCCGAATTTGAGACGGTTACGTTTACGAATGTGACTTCGTTTACCAAGGAGACGTACTACATTTGGTGGCTTTCTTATGATTACGTGGGCAATACACTCACCATCAGCAATTCTCAGTCGACACAGTGGCTGCAGGCCGGTGATTGGAACGAAAAGATAAATGTCAACGGGACCACGTATGAAATCCAGGTGACCGTGGTGGAGCCGGAATCCTCTGCGGCCTCTAGCTCCAGTTCCAATGAAACATCTAATTCTAGCACAAGTAGTCCGAGTTCTAGCTCCAGTGCCGTGACTCCGGCCTCCAGTGGTTCTTCGACGATGGCCTTGCGCGGGGCTGTGAAGTTCCCCGTTTCTGTGGTCGTGAATGGCCGTACGCTCCTGATTGAGGGTGGCCAGGCTACTGTTGAGGTGTTCGACCTTCAGGGCCGTCCGCTAGCTCGCTTCATCCAGGTATCCGGTGCTGTAGAGCTTACAAAGTTCAATGCCGGTAGCTATATCCTGCGGGTCAAGTCCGGCACTCAGGTGCAAAACCGCAAAATCACGCTAAATTAA